A region of Pseudomonas cavernicola DNA encodes the following proteins:
- a CDS encoding class I SAM-dependent methyltransferase encodes MNPAAANYVAETRFGFWFLQSQVWQQHVLRVAINDLQRLIDQPLPTNVVLLDVGCGQGKSFRLLQEAFAPQHLQGLDADPQSLALSRAEAGRQGLTVELFSSDCAAIQRPSASVDILFCHQTFHHLVEQQQALAEFWRVLKPGGWLLFAESTKAYIDTWVIRWLFRHPMQVQKSADGYLRMLREQGFEFGPQNLSYPYLWWSRSRDFGLLERWGLRQPKPFGQREETLINAAVRKPLEPNP; translated from the coding sequence ATGAACCCAGCCGCCGCTAACTACGTTGCAGAAACCCGCTTCGGCTTCTGGTTCTTGCAGAGCCAGGTCTGGCAGCAGCATGTGCTGCGCGTGGCGATCAACGACCTGCAACGCTTGATCGACCAGCCACTGCCCACTAACGTCGTGCTGCTCGATGTCGGTTGTGGCCAGGGCAAATCCTTCCGCCTGTTGCAGGAGGCCTTTGCGCCGCAACATTTGCAGGGCTTGGATGCCGACCCGCAAAGCCTGGCCCTGAGCCGTGCCGAAGCCGGGCGCCAAGGCCTCACCGTCGAGCTGTTCAGCAGTGACTGCGCCGCCATCCAGCGGCCCTCGGCGAGTGTCGACATCCTCTTCTGCCACCAAACCTTCCATCATCTGGTCGAACAGCAGCAGGCGCTGGCCGAGTTCTGGCGCGTGCTGAAACCGGGCGGCTGGTTGCTGTTCGCCGAATCGACCAAGGCCTATATCGACACCTGGGTGATCCGTTGGCTGTTTCGCCACCCGATGCAGGTGCAAAAAAGCGCCGACGGCTACCTGCGGATGCTGCGCGAACAGGGCTTCGAGTTCGGCCCGCAGAATCTGTCCTACCCCTATCTGTGGTGGAGCCGCTCCCGCGACTTCGGCCTGCTGGAGCGCTGGGGCCTGCGCCAGCCGAAGCCGTTTGGCCAACGCGAGGAAACCCTGATCAACGCCGCCGTGCGCAAACCGTTGGAACCGAACCCATGA
- a CDS encoding DUF3261 domain-containing protein, with product MMRRLWLPLLLLLAACAQQAPLPSTAPTLAWPLQLHVQREQAGQTQDWLLVVQQETLALRWSLLDPLGIPLARQLLTGSQWQNDGLLPPNPQARELFAALLFALTPETELAQRYATDDWQVQGQQRTLREAGSPRWQIRYQQPLNFQLKTANGLSYRVETL from the coding sequence ATGATGCGCCGGCTCTGGCTGCCCCTGCTGCTGTTGCTGGCGGCCTGCGCTCAGCAAGCACCGTTACCCAGCACCGCGCCGACACTGGCGTGGCCGCTGCAACTGCATGTACAGCGCGAGCAAGCCGGACAGACCCAGGACTGGCTCTTGGTGGTGCAGCAAGAAACCCTTGCACTGCGCTGGTCGCTGCTCGACCCGCTGGGAATTCCGCTGGCCCGTCAGCTTTTGACCGGCAGTCAATGGCAAAATGACGGCCTGCTGCCGCCTAACCCGCAAGCCCGTGAACTGTTCGCCGCCCTGCTGTTTGCCCTGACCCCGGAAACAGAACTGGCGCAACGCTATGCCACGGACGACTGGCAGGTACAGGGCCAGCAACGCACGCTGCGCGAGGCCGGCAGCCCGCGCTGGCAGATCCGTTACCAGCAACCCCTGAATTTTCAGCTCAAGACCGCCAACGGTCTGAGCTATCGCGTCGAGACGCTGTAA
- a CDS encoding NAD(P)/FAD-dependent oxidoreductase: protein MVPFDKEKAEREQRSVLVIGAGPSGAIAAALLKRQGHDVLILERQRFPRFSIGESLLAHCLDFVEEAGMLEAVEAAGFQRKNGAAFAWGERYTHFDFRDKFTEGKDWTFQVQRAQFDKLLADQAALQGVEIRYEEEIVAADFTAQPQLTARRADGSEYSVQADFVLDASGYGRVLPRLLDLEAPSNFPLRQALFTHIEDRIDDAAFDREKILISTHPELRDVWFWLIPFSHGRCSLGVVAEATRYEGRPVDLDACLRQFVEETPNLRRLLKNARWDTPVRSLGGYSANVKSLHGPGFALLGNAAEFLDPVFSSGVTIAMRSASMAAGLLHRQLQGETVDWQSQFAVPLKRGVDTFRAYVEGWYDGSFQDVIYHSGGSPAIRQMISSILAGYAWDPRNPYVTEPQRRLRVLAELCASK, encoded by the coding sequence ATGGTGCCGTTTGACAAGGAAAAGGCTGAACGCGAACAGCGTAGCGTGCTGGTGATCGGCGCCGGGCCATCGGGCGCCATCGCCGCCGCGCTATTGAAACGTCAGGGCCACGATGTGCTGATCCTCGAACGCCAGCGCTTTCCACGCTTCTCGATTGGTGAAAGCCTGCTGGCCCACTGCCTGGATTTCGTCGAGGAAGCGGGCATGCTCGAGGCCGTCGAAGCCGCCGGCTTCCAACGCAAGAACGGCGCGGCCTTCGCCTGGGGTGAGCGCTACACGCACTTCGACTTTCGCGACAAATTCACCGAGGGTAAAGATTGGACCTTCCAGGTGCAGCGCGCCCAGTTCGACAAACTGCTGGCCGATCAGGCCGCGTTGCAGGGCGTGGAAATCCGCTACGAAGAAGAAATCGTTGCCGCCGACTTCACGGCTCAGCCGCAGTTAACGGCGCGGCGTGCCGATGGCAGCGAATACAGCGTGCAGGCGGACTTCGTCCTCGACGCCAGTGGCTATGGCCGGGTGCTGCCACGCTTGCTCGATCTGGAGGCGCCGTCGAACTTTCCGCTGCGCCAGGCGCTATTCACCCATATCGAGGATCGCATCGACGATGCGGCCTTCGACCGCGAGAAGATTCTGATCAGCACCCACCCCGAGCTGCGCGATGTGTGGTTCTGGCTGATCCCGTTCAGCCATGGCCGCTGCTCGCTCGGCGTAGTCGCCGAAGCCACGCGCTACGAGGGCCGCCCGGTGGATCTGGATGCCTGCCTGCGCCAGTTCGTCGAGGAAACCCCGAATCTGCGCCGCTTGCTGAAAAATGCCCGGTGGGACACCCCGGTACGCAGCCTCGGCGGTTACTCGGCGAACGTGAAAAGCCTGCACGGCCCAGGCTTTGCCCTGCTCGGCAATGCGGCGGAATTCCTCGACCCGGTGTTTTCCTCCGGGGTGACCATCGCCATGCGTTCGGCGAGCATGGCGGCCGGCTTGCTGCACCGTCAGCTGCAAGGCGAAACGGTGGATTGGCAAAGCCAGTTCGCCGTGCCGCTGAAGCGCGGTGTGGATACCTTCCGGGCCTATGTCGAGGGTTGGTACGATGGCAGCTTCCAGGATGTGATCTACCACTCGGGCGGTTCCCCGGCGATCCGTCAGATGATCAGCTCGATCCTCGCCGGCTACGCCTGGGATCCGCGCAACCCCTATGTCACGGAACCCCAACGGCGCCTGCGCGTGCTCGCTGAACTATGCGCCTCGAAATGA
- a CDS encoding MMPL family transporter: MERWLPRLFTLLLLTLLALAGWQWRDGPPVSANLLELVPTDAPDALEQLAEQRMQEPLNRELVVLIRHADSQRAIAMAAELGAAWQASGLFEKVQWNLQADFPALRQQLLQSRLALLGAADRQLLIDNPQAFIEQRVQALYDPFNSFSLVSADQDWLGLTQLIQRNLPRNSNVTLDLNGTLLAENQEQNQPQTWAFLRARSLGSAFDGNLPQQVAERVASARQQVQAQGGELLATSGLLYAANGQRQASHEMSVIGGGASAIALLLMLLLFRRVRIVLAFIPALVGVLAGLVACVALFGHIHVLTLVLGASLIGVAIDYPLHYLSKSWTLQPWNNWFAMRATLSGLSLGLATNAIGYLALAFTPFPALQQVAVFSAAGLLGSYLCSVCLLPALLGNAPLRPWPTPLRWAQRLLALRASLLRRIGTPWLLGAFLLFCAAGVAQLTSKNDLRQWISHPPQLLSESQAIGRIINFQPTSQFFLVRAADQQQLLQRQAELSQRLDRLVAQGKLSSYLALSQLLAPAAEQRRLRQALTQLPAHAQPLLALGVSAQALAAEIQQLQALPEQNLEQALAGPLGEIWRPLWLGKDSSQARQEGVAGLVSLQGLSDTSVLAAQAHGLPGVQLVDRLGELNRLFASTQISAAELKLLSCLLILALLCLPFGLSGALRTLAVSLLAALASLASLGWLGQPLTLFSLFGLLLVTAIGVDYAIIMRERVGGAATSLLGTLLAALTTWLSFGLLALSSTPAVSNFGLAVGLGLVFSFLLAPWAASEEHAHAQEQLQPEAAR, translated from the coding sequence CATGGCCGCCGAGCTGGGCGCCGCCTGGCAAGCCAGCGGGCTATTCGAAAAGGTTCAGTGGAACCTGCAAGCCGACTTCCCCGCCCTGCGCCAACAACTGCTGCAAAGCCGCCTGGCGCTGCTCGGCGCCGCCGACCGGCAATTGCTGATCGACAACCCACAGGCCTTTATCGAGCAGCGCGTGCAGGCACTGTACGACCCCTTCAATAGTTTCAGCCTGGTCAGCGCGGACCAGGACTGGCTCGGCCTGACGCAGCTGATCCAGCGCAATCTTCCGCGCAACAGCAACGTCACGCTCGACCTGAATGGCACCTTGCTGGCAGAAAACCAAGAGCAGAATCAGCCGCAAACCTGGGCTTTTCTGCGCGCGCGCAGCTTGGGCAGCGCCTTCGATGGCAACCTGCCGCAGCAAGTCGCAGAGCGGGTGGCCAGCGCACGACAACAGGTGCAGGCACAAGGTGGTGAATTACTCGCCACCAGCGGCCTGCTCTATGCGGCCAATGGCCAACGGCAAGCCAGCCATGAGATGAGTGTGATCGGCGGAGGCGCCAGCGCCATCGCCCTGCTGCTGATGCTGTTGCTGTTCCGCCGCGTTCGCATAGTGCTGGCCTTCATACCGGCGCTGGTCGGTGTGCTCGCGGGGCTGGTCGCCTGCGTGGCGCTGTTTGGCCACATCCATGTACTGACTCTGGTACTCGGCGCCAGCTTGATCGGCGTGGCCATCGATTACCCGCTGCATTACCTGTCGAAAAGCTGGACCTTGCAGCCCTGGAACAACTGGTTCGCGATGCGCGCGACCTTGTCCGGGTTGAGCCTGGGGCTGGCGACCAATGCCATCGGTTATCTGGCACTGGCTTTCACCCCATTCCCGGCGCTGCAGCAGGTGGCTGTGTTCTCTGCTGCGGGCTTGCTGGGCTCGTACCTCTGCTCGGTGTGCTTGCTGCCGGCACTGCTCGGCAATGCCCCGCTGCGCCCCTGGCCAACTCCGTTGCGCTGGGCACAGCGCCTGCTGGCATTGCGGGCGAGCTTGTTGCGGCGTATCGGCACACCCTGGCTACTCGGCGCCTTCCTACTGTTTTGCGCCGCTGGCGTGGCGCAACTGACGAGCAAGAACGACCTGCGCCAGTGGATCAGCCACCCACCGCAGTTGCTCAGCGAATCCCAGGCCATCGGCCGCATCATCAACTTCCAGCCGACCAGCCAGTTTTTCCTGGTCCGCGCCGCCGATCAGCAACAGCTGCTGCAACGCCAGGCGGAGCTGAGTCAGCGCCTCGATCGACTGGTGGCGCAGGGCAAGCTCAGCAGCTATCTGGCGTTGAGCCAACTGTTGGCACCAGCTGCCGAACAACGGCGGCTACGCCAGGCACTCACGCAGTTGCCGGCCCATGCCCAGCCGCTGCTGGCACTGGGCGTATCAGCGCAAGCGTTGGCGGCAGAAATACAGCAGTTGCAGGCATTGCCCGAGCAGAACCTCGAACAAGCCTTGGCCGGTCCACTCGGCGAAATCTGGCGACCGCTATGGCTGGGCAAAGACAGCAGCCAAGCACGCCAGGAGGGTGTTGCCGGCTTGGTCAGCCTGCAAGGCTTGAGCGACACCAGCGTGCTCGCCGCCCAGGCGCATGGGTTGCCGGGCGTGCAACTGGTCGATCGGCTGGGTGAGCTGAATCGGCTGTTCGCCAGCACGCAGATCAGCGCGGCAGAACTCAAGCTCCTGTCTTGCCTGTTGATCCTCGCGTTGCTGTGCCTGCCGTTCGGCCTGAGCGGCGCGCTGCGCACCTTGGCCGTGTCGCTGCTCGCCGCCTTGGCCAGCCTGGCCAGCCTCGGTTGGCTCGGTCAGCCATTGACCTTGTTCAGCCTGTTTGGCCTGCTGCTGGTCACCGCCATTGGCGTGGATTACGCGATCATCATGCGCGAGCGGGTCGGCGGCGCGGCCACCAGCCTGCTCGGCACCCTGCTCGCGGCACTGACCACCTGGCTATCGTTCGGCCTGCTGGCGCTGTCGAGTACACCGGCGGTGAGCAACTTCGGCCTGGCCGTCGGCCTCGGCCTGGTGTTCAGCTTCCTGCTGGCACCCTGGGCAGCCAGTGAAGAGCACGCGCACGCGCAAGAGCAGTTGCAGCCGGAGGCGGCACGATGA
- a CDS encoding cation:proton antiporter — MSTALFWLALLALFAGATWLGTRVKLIPIVSQLLLASLGIPTLLLFWVEPHWQLSAAQLLAPTWLQALYGLSFALLLGHILSDVIDLELSPQSLKIALPSFALPFCCGLGCALWLLPEQSWLSSVAIGLLFSITAIPVLYLYLQNIDYPPAATKRLLHAAILMDVMCWSLFALAQGSSQPEQLLWPLLGALLPLLLHKLLRLRHGLFYSLPFFALMLLLQQLKLNALVFGIGYMLCLAWLKQPFQLPLPKTLWQWLQNGLAIPLILSCGLLQVDFDSAWQNYSWLYLGALLVLPVLSKLAGNWLGLSWADPTAGPRAKWRESLLLNIRGLTEIIFLNLLLQQHLIDAQVYFSLLLMSLFSTLLPALLGIRKSRAAQPAARSSYGAV; from the coding sequence ATGAGCACCGCGCTGTTCTGGCTCGCGCTGCTGGCATTGTTCGCCGGTGCCACCTGGCTCGGCACGCGGGTCAAACTGATCCCGATCGTCAGCCAACTCCTGCTGGCCAGTCTGGGCATCCCGACCTTGCTGCTGTTCTGGGTCGAGCCGCACTGGCAACTGAGCGCCGCGCAACTGCTCGCACCGACCTGGCTGCAAGCACTCTACGGCCTGAGTTTCGCCCTGCTGCTCGGCCACATCCTCAGCGATGTGATCGACCTGGAGCTAAGCCCGCAAAGCCTGAAGATCGCCCTGCCGAGTTTCGCGCTGCCATTCTGCTGTGGCCTGGGCTGCGCATTGTGGCTATTACCAGAGCAGTCCTGGTTGAGCAGCGTGGCGATCGGTCTGCTGTTTTCGATCACCGCGATTCCGGTGCTCTACCTCTATCTACAGAACATCGACTATCCGCCGGCCGCCACCAAGCGCCTGCTGCATGCGGCGATCCTGATGGACGTGATGTGCTGGAGCCTGTTCGCCCTGGCTCAGGGCAGCAGCCAACCCGAGCAACTGCTCTGGCCGCTGCTCGGCGCGTTGCTGCCACTGCTGCTGCACAAATTGCTGCGGCTGCGCCATGGGCTGTTTTACAGCCTGCCATTCTTCGCTCTGATGCTGCTTTTGCAGCAACTCAAGCTCAACGCCCTGGTCTTCGGCATCGGCTACATGCTCTGCCTCGCCTGGTTGAAACAACCCTTCCAGCTACCGCTGCCGAAAACGCTCTGGCAGTGGCTGCAGAACGGTCTGGCGATCCCACTGATCCTCAGCTGTGGTCTGTTGCAGGTCGATTTCGACAGCGCCTGGCAAAACTATTCCTGGCTGTACCTCGGCGCCCTGTTGGTACTGCCGGTGCTGAGCAAATTGGCCGGCAACTGGCTGGGCCTGAGCTGGGCCGACCCGACCGCCGGCCCGCGGGCGAAGTGGCGGGAAAGCCTGCTGCTGAATATCCGCGGGCTGACCGAGATCATCTTCCTCAACCTGCTACTGCAACAACATCTGATCGACGCCCAGGTGTATTTCAGCCTGCTGCTGATGAGCCTGTTTTCCACGCTGTTGCCAGCCCTGCTCGGCATCCGCAAATCCCGCGCAGCACAACCCGCAGCAAGGAGCTCGTATGGTGCCGTTTGA